One Rubinisphaera margarita DNA window includes the following coding sequences:
- a CDS encoding FmdB family zinc ribbon protein encodes MPVYLYEVVREDGQPGERFEVVQRMAEDALTVHPETGEPVKRVITAPAIGSRWMDMNMDRNMKDDSKLNKLGFTKYEKSGDGKYVKKFGQGPDMISKD; translated from the coding sequence ATGCCGGTCTATCTCTACGAAGTCGTCCGCGAAGATGGTCAGCCCGGGGAACGGTTTGAAGTGGTTCAACGCATGGCCGAAGATGCACTCACTGTGCACCCGGAAACGGGGGAACCGGTCAAGCGTGTCATCACCGCTCCTGCCATCGGCTCCCGCTGGATGGACATGAACATGGACCGGAACATGAAGGACGATTCCAAGCTCAACAAACTCGGCTTCACCAAGTACGAGAAGAGTGGCGATGGAAAGTACGTCAAAAAGTTCGGCCAGGGGCCCGATATGATCTCGAAAGACTGA
- a CDS encoding class I SAM-dependent methyltransferase, producing MSSSATKATVEEIRKRFDGDVERFSNLETGQAATVDAPLAMELICQAAAAVTPEARDLLDIGCGAGNYSVKMLQQRPGMKVTLVDLSQPMLTKASERVLDVTKGDVATHQADIRDLDLQPGSFDIVLTAATLHHLRSDEEWEAVFQKIYDAIRPGGSFWIFDLVLSSATAIDQLMWTRYANYLTDLKDEDYQKHVFDYIAYEDTPRPLMEQIDLLRKVGFTDVDILHKNSCFAAFGGLKR from the coding sequence ATGAGCAGCTCAGCAACGAAAGCGACAGTCGAAGAGATCCGCAAACGCTTTGACGGCGATGTGGAACGTTTCTCCAATCTCGAAACCGGCCAGGCCGCTACGGTCGATGCCCCGCTGGCGATGGAATTGATCTGCCAGGCCGCCGCGGCTGTCACGCCCGAAGCCCGCGACCTGCTCGACATCGGCTGTGGAGCAGGGAACTACTCCGTCAAGATGCTCCAGCAGCGCCCTGGCATGAAGGTAACACTCGTTGATTTGAGTCAACCGATGTTGACCAAGGCGTCGGAGCGGGTTCTCGATGTCACCAAAGGCGATGTGGCGACCCATCAGGCCGACATCCGCGATCTCGACCTTCAGCCCGGGTCCTTTGATATCGTCCTGACCGCCGCGACGTTGCATCATCTTCGTTCCGACGAAGAGTGGGAAGCCGTCTTTCAGAAGATTTACGATGCGATTCGCCCCGGTGGTTCCTTCTGGATTTTCGATCTCGTTTTAAGCTCCGCAACAGCCATCGATCAACTGATGTGGACCCGTTACGCAAACTATCTGACGGATCTGAAAGACGAAGACTACCAGAAGCACGTCTTCGACTACATCGCCTACGAAGACACGCCCCGCCCCCTGATGGAACAGATTGACCTGCTCCGCAAAGTCGGCTTCACCGACGTCGACATCCTCCACAAAAACTCCTGCTTCGCCGCCTTCGGAGGCCTCAAACGGTAG
- a CDS encoding metal-dependent hydrolase: protein MSVEILYVGHSTFQIRTAQHTILIDPFYSDNPTTEVSPDDVNADFIIVTHGHFDHVGDTVSIAKRTGALVISNFEIASWFEKQGVQHTHGMHLGGEFGFDFGRLKLTIAHHGSMLPDGSYGGNPAGVVLKLDEGNIYHAGDTALFYDMNLIADEELDLAILPIGDNFTMGPSDSIRAIEFLRCPNVIPCHYNTWPPIEQDTDAWAAQVREKTESEPVVLAPGQSWTLD from the coding sequence ATGTCAGTAGAAATCCTGTATGTCGGTCATTCGACGTTCCAGATTCGGACCGCTCAGCACACCATCCTCATCGACCCGTTTTACTCAGATAACCCGACGACCGAAGTCTCTCCCGACGACGTGAATGCTGATTTCATCATCGTGACGCATGGCCATTTTGATCACGTCGGAGACACCGTCAGCATCGCTAAACGGACCGGAGCGCTCGTCATTTCGAATTTCGAAATCGCGAGCTGGTTCGAAAAGCAGGGGGTGCAGCATACGCACGGCATGCATCTGGGAGGCGAGTTCGGCTTCGATTTCGGGCGGCTCAAACTAACAATCGCCCATCACGGTTCGATGCTGCCCGACGGTAGTTACGGCGGAAATCCGGCCGGCGTCGTGCTGAAACTCGACGAAGGGAACATCTATCACGCCGGCGACACGGCTCTGTTCTACGATATGAATCTAATCGCCGATGAAGAACTCGACCTGGCGATTCTGCCGATCGGCGACAACTTCACGATGGGACCGTCCGATTCGATTCGGGCCATCGAGTTCCTTCGCTGCCCCAATGTGATTCCCTGCCATTACAACACCTGGCCGCCGATCGAGCAGGATACGGACGCATGGGCGGCTCAGGTTCGGGAGAAAACGGAATCCGAACCGGTGGTCCTGGCGCCGGGGCAGTCGTGGACGCTCGACTGA
- a CDS encoding diguanylate cyclase, protein MPTKEVSAVRKSDQQATSRAAINSSRGLLALLQLYYRAAELEASAADESGEFSVSPLILRELLTVLQYRDENTFLHSRRVALIAVKLAQQLCWNPRAVRELELAAMLHDIGKIGIPDHILFKPGRLTVEEASLMDLRTSIAEDILEVCRIPQKIRNIIVESRLPYSGLEDYMRPVGRELSQAGRLLAVADVYESLTRDQVYRKSKTRNEIVEILSEQAGSRFDASMVKTLIRWLDNGGEETLKQATADMSGNRALDRNNASLAMTSLCNVFSYLYTLEQSYDGFVVVDPTRQILLASRGCRQIFQRTDEEITGEILNAEMFPMADLYQEWLADEETPLRRTLLTHEADTVEVKVACPDKGWAELEVQSIPLFDFDGELVGVTEFYRYKNRNRTQSAQYRELALQASRDALTGVANRGALESQLSRIMQSFKTDPTGNVFSVIYLDIDHFKSINDNFGHATGDEVLVTLARLLREETYSSEFVARYGGEEFVVICPELEADQAAQRAERFRLEIAKLKFRSAPTLKITSSFGISQAEASDSLESVLKRADQALYKSKNNGRNRTTILKRSEVHQDTQGKSEKENPYLFEAEIVGMLFDDFLIMKLEGFVSENCAKIGRVAEGEVEIILGRKGFFRKWGKSADRQPVRVHVDASSIVSARGNLSNNQRLSVTVTPVGKPASPAEFQQRARLAYRTLRYHFLSQG, encoded by the coding sequence ATGCCTACCAAAGAAGTTTCGGCTGTTCGAAAGAGTGATCAGCAGGCCACAAGCCGTGCAGCGATCAATTCCTCTCGCGGTCTGCTGGCTCTCCTGCAGCTCTATTACCGGGCGGCAGAACTGGAAGCCTCAGCGGCCGACGAATCGGGGGAGTTCTCTGTTTCCCCGCTCATTCTGCGCGAACTCCTTACGGTCCTTCAGTATCGGGATGAGAATACATTCCTGCATTCGCGACGGGTGGCTCTCATTGCCGTGAAGCTGGCCCAGCAACTCTGCTGGAATCCGAGGGCCGTGCGCGAGCTCGAACTCGCAGCCATGCTCCACGACATCGGCAAGATCGGGATCCCCGATCACATCCTCTTCAAGCCGGGTCGGCTGACGGTCGAAGAAGCCTCGCTGATGGATCTGCGGACATCGATTGCCGAGGACATTCTCGAAGTCTGCCGCATTCCGCAGAAGATTCGCAATATCATCGTCGAGTCCCGACTCCCGTATTCCGGACTCGAAGACTATATGCGTCCGGTCGGACGAGAACTGTCGCAGGCGGGACGTCTGCTGGCTGTTGCCGATGTTTATGAATCGCTTACCCGCGACCAGGTGTACCGGAAATCCAAAACACGTAACGAGATCGTCGAAATCCTTAGCGAGCAGGCTGGCTCCCGCTTCGATGCCTCGATGGTCAAGACGCTCATTCGCTGGCTCGACAATGGTGGCGAAGAAACGTTGAAGCAGGCGACGGCCGATATGTCCGGAAATCGGGCGTTGGACCGCAATAATGCCTCGCTGGCGATGACATCGCTCTGCAATGTCTTTTCCTATCTCTACACTCTTGAGCAGTCTTACGATGGCTTCGTGGTGGTCGATCCAACCCGTCAGATCCTGCTCGCCAGCCGCGGCTGCCGACAGATTTTCCAGCGGACGGATGAAGAGATTACCGGCGAGATTCTGAACGCCGAGATGTTCCCTATGGCCGACCTGTACCAGGAATGGCTGGCCGATGAGGAAACGCCATTACGTCGGACTCTGCTGACCCACGAGGCCGATACGGTGGAAGTGAAAGTCGCCTGTCCGGACAAGGGCTGGGCAGAGCTCGAAGTGCAGTCGATCCCGTTGTTCGATTTCGACGGCGAGCTGGTCGGCGTGACCGAGTTCTACCGCTATAAGAATCGTAACCGCACACAGTCAGCTCAGTATCGGGAACTGGCGCTTCAGGCCAGCCGCGACGCGTTAACCGGGGTCGCCAATCGCGGAGCTCTGGAAAGTCAGCTTTCGCGGATCATGCAGAGCTTCAAGACCGATCCCACGGGGAATGTCTTCTCGGTGATCTATCTCGACATCGATCACTTCAAATCAATCAACGACAACTTCGGTCACGCCACCGGCGACGAGGTCCTCGTGACACTGGCCCGTCTCCTGCGGGAAGAAACGTACTCCAGCGAGTTCGTTGCCCGCTACGGCGGCGAAGAGTTTGTGGTGATCTGTCCCGAACTCGAAGCCGATCAGGCGGCCCAGCGGGCTGAGCGGTTCCGACTCGAAATCGCCAAGCTGAAGTTTCGCTCCGCGCCGACGTTGAAGATTACCTCGTCGTTTGGCATCTCTCAGGCCGAGGCTTCAGACTCTCTGGAGAGTGTCCTCAAACGAGCTGATCAGGCGCTGTACAAATCCAAGAACAACGGTCGAAACAGGACGACGATCCTGAAACGCAGCGAGGTCCATCAGGACACGCAGGGCAAAAGTGAAAAAGAGAATCCGTATCTCTTCGAAGCGGAGATCGTCGGCATGTTGTTCGATGATTTCCTCATTATGAAGCTGGAAGGCTTCGTCTCGGAGAACTGTGCGAAAATCGGTCGTGTTGCTGAGGGGGAGGTTGAGATCATTCTCGGCCGCAAAGGCTTCTTTCGCAAATGGGGAAAATCGGCTGATCGGCAGCCAGTTCGTGTCCACGTCGATGCAAGTTCCATCGTCAGTGCCCGGGGCAACCTGTCGAACAATCAACGGCTCAGCGTGACGGTCACTCCGGTTGGCAAGCCGGCCAGTCCGGCCGAGTTCCAGCAGCGGGCCCGACTCGCTTATCGGACTCTCCGCTACCACTTCCTCAGCCAGGGCTAA
- a CDS encoding TrkA C-terminal domain-containing protein, giving the protein MIAIVSLLITLFLSLLVTRIAAMALMLTGISSEMARFQARSAFTGCGFTTNESESIVNHPVRRRILMMLMLLGNLGIATVVATVMISLIQVKDTGLQWGTMLVLLGGIIILWLFATSRIIERHLNRVISWSLRRFARLEVRDYVAILQLREGYVVSEMVVQARDWLAERSLRQLRLTKEGVLVLGVQRKEGHYLGAPEADTVLKPGDLLILYGPVHRVQELDERRAGRRGDVAHAEAIDEHVETVEEQAALDEEVSVDEQLSNESDSRRDPQTL; this is encoded by the coding sequence ATGATCGCCATTGTTTCATTGCTCATAACGCTGTTCTTGTCGCTGCTGGTGACGCGGATCGCCGCCATGGCCCTGATGTTGACCGGCATCTCCAGCGAGATGGCCCGCTTTCAGGCCCGTTCCGCATTCACCGGATGTGGCTTCACGACGAATGAATCCGAATCGATCGTCAATCATCCGGTCCGCCGCCGGATTCTCATGATGCTGATGCTCCTGGGGAATCTCGGAATCGCGACCGTCGTGGCAACCGTGATGATTTCATTGATTCAGGTGAAAGATACCGGTCTGCAGTGGGGAACGATGCTCGTGCTGTTGGGAGGGATCATAATTCTCTGGCTGTTCGCGACGAGCCGGATTATTGAACGTCATCTCAATCGCGTAATCTCCTGGTCGCTGCGACGCTTCGCCCGACTTGAAGTCCGGGACTACGTGGCGATTCTGCAATTGCGGGAAGGGTACGTCGTCTCTGAGATGGTCGTGCAGGCCCGCGACTGGCTGGCCGAACGCAGCCTGCGCCAACTTCGGCTCACGAAAGAAGGCGTGCTCGTTCTCGGCGTCCAGCGGAAGGAGGGACACTATCTTGGAGCGCCGGAAGCTGATACGGTGCTGAAGCCCGGTGATCTTCTCATTCTTTACGGCCCGGTCCATCGAGTGCAGGAACTCGACGAGCGACGAGCCGGGCGGAGGGGAGACGTGGCACACGCCGAGGCAATCGACGAACATGTGGAAACGGTCGAAGAACAGGCCGCACTGGATGAGGAAGTAAGTGTTGATGAGCAGCTCAGCAACGAAAGCGACAGTCGAAGAGATCCGCAAACGCTTTGA
- a CDS encoding endonuclease/exonuclease/phosphatase family protein produces MLTAIFGWIAAAVLMFLAFLTILPQLPVGEWWVRVCDFPRLQILMLLVIPLLLLALRGWLRSWSHYDVTMVGIACGIAVFQLYFILPYTPVWKSTVETADQSIDPDHFVRIVVANLEIGNPEKPAVLEELRELDPDILLALEVDEEWHEALSTLSDRLTLYSHVVRDEGLGMALWTRLPVQHDEIRHLVSERRASIFATIEFPGGTARIVGVHPTPPGLKDSTGEKRRDSRVRDAELMIVADEVAEEPDENWIVTGDFNDVAWSHTTRLFQRVSGLQDPRIGRSLMNTYHADYPLFRYPIDHVFLAKGYQLKDFQRHRMPGSDHFAIVADIHLQRQEGVEPEPEGDDKQDSDAMIEEGREEAAERDVEAGPESTSN; encoded by the coding sequence ATGCTCACTGCCATTTTCGGCTGGATTGCAGCCGCGGTCTTGATGTTCCTGGCCTTTCTCACCATTCTACCCCAGCTTCCGGTCGGCGAATGGTGGGTGCGGGTCTGCGACTTTCCTCGCCTGCAGATTCTAATGCTGTTGGTGATTCCCCTGTTGCTGCTCGCCCTGCGGGGCTGGCTCCGCAGTTGGTCTCATTACGACGTGACGATGGTCGGGATCGCGTGCGGCATCGCCGTGTTCCAGCTCTATTTCATTCTGCCGTATACGCCGGTCTGGAAGAGCACGGTCGAGACAGCCGATCAGTCGATTGACCCCGATCATTTTGTACGGATCGTCGTCGCCAATCTCGAGATCGGGAATCCGGAAAAGCCTGCCGTTCTCGAGGAACTTCGCGAACTCGACCCCGATATCCTGCTCGCTCTCGAAGTCGACGAAGAATGGCATGAAGCCCTTTCGACGTTGAGCGACCGTCTCACCTTGTACAGTCACGTTGTTCGTGACGAGGGACTCGGAATGGCACTCTGGACCCGACTCCCGGTCCAGCACGACGAAATTCGCCATCTCGTTTCCGAGCGGCGGGCCTCAATCTTCGCCACAATCGAGTTCCCGGGCGGAACGGCTCGAATTGTCGGCGTTCATCCGACCCCGCCCGGCTTGAAGGACAGCACCGGGGAAAAGCGTCGCGACAGTCGCGTTCGTGACGCCGAGCTGATGATTGTCGCCGATGAAGTCGCCGAAGAGCCCGATGAGAACTGGATCGTGACCGGAGACTTCAACGATGTCGCCTGGTCGCATACAACGCGGCTCTTCCAGCGCGTGAGCGGACTGCAGGATCCACGGATTGGCCGTAGCCTGATGAACACCTATCACGCCGACTACCCGCTGTTCCGTTATCCCATCGATCACGTCTTTCTGGCCAAAGGCTACCAGCTGAAGGATTTCCAGCGTCACCGAATGCCGGGCTCAGATCACTTCGCGATTGTGGCCGATATCCATTTACAGCGCCAGGAAGGAGTCGAGCCCGAACCGGAAGGCGACGATAAACAGGATTCCGATGCCATGATCGAGGAAGGCCGCGAAGAAGCCGCCGAACGAGATGTCGAAGCCGGTCCGGAGTCGACTTCAAACTGA